From Jeotgalibacillus haloalkalitolerans, the proteins below share one genomic window:
- the dnaX gene encoding DNA polymerase III subunit gamma/tau yields the protein MAYQALYRVWRPQEFADVVGQQHVTKTLQNALLQEKISHAYLFSGPRGTGKTSAAKILAKAVNCEHAPVKEPCNECAICKGITDGSISDVIELDAASNNGVDEIRDIRDKVKYAPNEGRYKVYIVDEVHMLTPGAFNALLKTLEEPPKHVIFILATTEPHKIPLTIISRCQRFDFKRITAHDITGRMQHIAESSGVTVEERALHIIARTAEGGMRDALSLLDQAISFSGEQVTVDDALTVTGSIGQEQLTNLVKAIIEQDTASALDAIHRLLEEGKDPLRLIEDLILYSRDLLLYKTAPELEDSLERVLSDDAFKEIAETVESELLYQYIEVLNKTQQEMRLSNHARTHLEVAAVKLSQSERPKTAQAADIPDLQQLINRVNQLEGELKKLRTNGVQEEPAQAAAPAAKKQTRQSTFKAPTGRIKEVLRNATKDDIAQIKNRWGDMLESMNRQQLRSLTALLNEAEPVAASRDTFVLKFKYEIHCKMAMENNKLTDTMPYILQELTGTFYSVIGVPEDQWLEIREDFIQNQEDDENEGEAKEDPLIEEARKLVGSDLLDIQD from the coding sequence ATGGCTTATCAAGCGTTATACCGCGTGTGGCGCCCGCAGGAATTTGCTGACGTTGTAGGGCAGCAGCACGTGACAAAAACGCTGCAGAACGCCCTCTTACAGGAAAAAATCTCCCATGCTTATTTATTTTCCGGTCCCCGTGGTACCGGAAAAACAAGTGCGGCGAAAATTTTAGCCAAAGCGGTGAACTGTGAGCACGCACCAGTAAAAGAACCGTGCAATGAGTGTGCGATCTGTAAAGGAATTACAGATGGTTCAATTTCTGATGTCATTGAACTCGATGCCGCTTCAAATAACGGGGTCGATGAAATCCGTGACATCCGTGACAAAGTAAAATATGCGCCGAATGAAGGGCGCTACAAGGTATATATCGTCGATGAAGTGCATATGCTGACGCCCGGGGCTTTTAATGCGTTACTTAAAACGCTTGAAGAACCGCCGAAGCATGTCATCTTTATCCTCGCAACAACTGAACCGCACAAAATTCCACTGACGATCATTTCCCGCTGTCAGCGCTTTGATTTCAAACGGATCACTGCCCATGACATCACGGGGAGAATGCAGCATATTGCGGAATCATCCGGTGTAACGGTTGAAGAAAGAGCGCTTCACATTATCGCCCGGACTGCTGAAGGTGGGATGCGTGATGCACTCAGTCTGCTGGATCAGGCGATCTCATTCAGCGGAGAGCAGGTGACTGTTGATGATGCACTGACTGTCACAGGCTCAATCGGGCAGGAGCAGCTGACCAATCTCGTAAAAGCGATCATTGAGCAGGATACAGCTTCAGCACTTGATGCGATTCATCGTCTGCTTGAAGAAGGAAAGGATCCGTTAAGGCTGATTGAGGATCTGATTTTATACAGCCGGGACCTGCTGCTTTATAAAACAGCACCAGAGCTTGAGGATTCCCTTGAACGTGTGCTGTCAGATGATGCGTTCAAAGAAATTGCTGAAACAGTCGAGTCTGAGCTGCTCTATCAGTACATTGAAGTGCTGAACAAAACGCAGCAGGAAATGAGACTGTCCAATCATGCGCGTACCCATCTGGAAGTGGCGGCTGTAAAACTTTCACAATCAGAGCGGCCGAAGACAGCGCAGGCAGCGGATATCCCGGACCTGCAGCAGCTTATTAACCGCGTGAATCAGCTTGAGGGAGAATTGAAAAAGCTGAGAACAAACGGCGTACAGGAAGAACCCGCTCAGGCAGCTGCACCTGCTGCGAAAAAGCAGACTAGGCAGAGTACGTTTAAAGCACCAACAGGCAGAATTAAAGAAGTGCTCAGAAATGCGACAAAAGATGACATTGCCCAGATCAAAAACCGCTGGGGAGACATGCTTGAGAGTATGAACCGTCAGCAGCTGAGATCGCTCACTGCTCTTTTAAATGAAGCTGAGCCAGTTGCAGCATCCCGGGACACTTTTGTGTTAAAATTTAAATATGAGATTCATTGCAAAATGGCAATGGAAAACAATAAGCTGACTGACACAATGCCTTATATTCTTCAGGAGCTCACAGGCACTTTTTACTCAGTGATCGGTGTTCCGGAAGATCAGTGGCTTGAGATTCGTGAAGACTTTATTCAAAATCAGGAAGATGATGAGAATGAGGGCGAAGCGAAGGAAGATCCGCTGATTGAAGAAGCAAGGAAGCTTGTCGGCTCAGACTTACTCGATATTCAAGACTAA
- a CDS encoding YbaB/EbfC family nucleoid-associated protein, which yields MRGGGNMQGMMKQMQKMQKQMAKAQEELGEKRLTGTAGGGMVTVTVSGHKEVVDVEIKEEVVDPEDIEMLQDLVLAATNEAMKAADELTNSTMGQFTKGMNLPGMF from the coding sequence ATGCGTGGTGGAGGAAATATGCAAGGTATGATGAAGCAGATGCAGAAAATGCAGAAGCAAATGGCAAAGGCACAGGAAGAGCTTGGAGAAAAGCGCCTGACTGGTACAGCTGGCGGCGGAATGGTAACAGTTACGGTTTCAGGTCACAAGGAAGTTGTAGATGTGGAAATTAAAGAAGAAGTTGTAGATCCGGAAGACATTGAAATGCTGCAGGACCTTGTTTTAGCCGCAACAAACGAGGCAATGAAAGCAGCTGACGAATTGACCAATTCTACAATGGGACAGTTCACTAAAGGCATGAACCTCCCGGGGATGTTTTAA